The DNA window GTAGGGGTTACTCAACCCTATGTATTTCATTTTTTTAAAACCAAGGAACAACTGTATTTAGCTGTGCTAGATCGGGCGTTTACTCAAATGGAGTATGCCTTCAATCAAGTAGAAGCTCCAGCAGATAAGTTATGTACAGCGATGGGAAGTGTCTTCGAAGAACTGCTGAATACTCAGCGTAATGAGATGCTTTTGCTTATGCAGTGTTCTGCTACTCCAGAGCCTAAGGTCAAAGAGTTTGCTAGAGAAAAATATACCTTGATTTACGAATCGGTCAAAACTCGCTTTGAGCTAGCAGGGATCAACAATAGCGCTCATGAAGCCAGCATGTTCCTTGCTTATGGCTTGATCATTTCACTATCAGCAGTTCTAGAATTACCGCAGCTAATGCCATAGCGCGGTTTTCTATATACTTCATTTATTTATCAATAAATAAAATAAATAAGGAGGAATATTTTATGTCAACATCAGCCAGAGTTCGTCTGCTTGTTATTACTTGTATTGCCTTGTTCATGGCCATGCTCGATAGTTTGATTCTGGGGGTATCACTTCCTTCCATTCAGAAGGATCTTGGGGCTTCGATGTCCGATCTGGAATGGTTCATGAATGCTTATACGTTGGCCTTTGCTGTTCTAATTATTCCCTTTAGCTTGTTGGGTGAATCCATTGGTAGGAAGAAAGTGTTCTTAGCAGGCGTAGCGATTTTTACATTGGGTTCGTTATTTTCCGGACTAAGTACTTCTTCATCCGCACTCATTGTGTTCCGTACGATTCAGGGAATCGGGGGAGCAGCCATTGTTCCCTTAAGTCTCACACTTGTGAATGCAGCATTTCCTCCTGCAAAAAGAGCACTTGCGATCGGACTATGGTCCGGAATATCGGGATTGGGACTTAGTGTAGGTCCATTGGTTGGCGGTTTGGTCATGGAAGGAGCCCCGTGGCAAATGATTTTCTATATCAATTTACCTGTTGGACTGATTGCGTTGCTTTTGGGTTTAAGTTGGATCAAAGAATCCCGGGGCGTACGCAAGCCACTTGATCCTTTGGGCGTTATTCTGCTGACAACGGGGTTGTTTGGTCTGATTTTTGGTTTGGAAAAAAGTAAACCGCTGGGCTGGGGCGCTCCATTAGTGGTGATATCGTTATTGGTTGGCCTCCTGCTATTGGTTCTATTTTATTATTGGGAAAAAAGGAGAACCAGTCCAACCATAAGATTTGATCTGTTTCGCAATAAAACCTACACCTCGTACATTTTGGCGGGATTCTGGATGTATGCCAGCGTCTTTGGTGCGATATTTATGCTGACTTTATTCCTTCAACAGGCACAGGGATATACTCCCCTTGAGGCTGGAGTCCGGGAGATGGCCTGGACGATCATGACCATGTTAGCAGCACCATTTGCCGGAATGGCGATCGGGAAGTTTGGATCAAAGTGGGTGCTGATTACCGGACTATTCATGCAGGGTGCCGGTCTTAGTTGGTTAGCCATTTTGATAGCTATGAAGGGAGCTATATTTCCTTTTAGTGATGCAATCGTACCTCTGATGTTGGCTGGTGCAGGTATGGGGCTTAGCATTACACCACTATCACATGGACTGCTTGCCTCTGTACCTGAAGAATTTGCAGGTGAAGCGAGCGGGGTAAGCAATACAACCCGGCAGCTTGGGTCCGTATTTGGCATAGCTATCACTGGAATTATTTTTGGGACGGGAGCCTCCATGACATCCCCTG is part of the Paenibacillus segetis genome and encodes:
- a CDS encoding MFS transporter, whose protein sequence is MSTSARVRLLVITCIALFMAMLDSLILGVSLPSIQKDLGASMSDLEWFMNAYTLAFAVLIIPFSLLGESIGRKKVFLAGVAIFTLGSLFSGLSTSSSALIVFRTIQGIGGAAIVPLSLTLVNAAFPPAKRALAIGLWSGISGLGLSVGPLVGGLVMEGAPWQMIFYINLPVGLIALLLGLSWIKESRGVRKPLDPLGVILLTTGLFGLIFGLEKSKPLGWGAPLVVISLLVGLLLLVLFYYWEKRRTSPTIRFDLFRNKTYTSYILAGFWMYASVFGAIFMLTLFLQQAQGYTPLEAGVREMAWTIMTMLAAPFAGMAIGKFGSKWVLITGLFMQGAGLSWLAILIAMKGAIFPFSDAIVPLMLAGAGMGLSITPLSHGLLASVPEEFAGEASGVSNTTRQLGSVFGIAITGIIFGTGASMTSPEQFADHLVPSLAADSVMMFIGLLVIAIFVFEKRTEVISNKASL
- a CDS encoding TetR/AcrR family transcriptional regulator, whose translation is MFPLSQKEEISANRKEQIMKSAAALFATQGYYKTTTAHIADAVGVTQPYVFHFFKTKEQLYLAVLDRAFTQMEYAFNQVEAPADKLCTAMGSVFEELLNTQRNEMLLLMQCSATPEPKVKEFAREKYTLIYESVKTRFELAGINNSAHEASMFLAYGLIISLSAVLELPQLMP